A portion of the Adhaeribacter radiodurans genome contains these proteins:
- a CDS encoding ABC transporter ATP-binding protein, giving the protein MPETPLLQINHLQTNFNSHRGSVKAVDDVSFQLFPGETIAIVGESGSGKSVTALSILRLINTPTGKISAGEIIYQSRQFGTVNLLELPEKQIQKIRGNEISMIFQEPMTSLNPVYTCGFQVREVLELHKGLSKKQATERTLELFELVKLPRSNKILNAYPHEISGGQKQRVMIAMAMACNPAVLIADEPTTALDVTVQNQVLKLLNDLRVQHQTSILFITHDLGVVAEIADRVLVMYKGRIVEQGPILQVFSNPQHAYTKGLLACRPALSFGKKWLPTVADFMQVEPSGTIIEKPISLVDNSTKIVNQELIEASKNEKLINTPLLIAENVEVYFPVRKPLFSRSQEVIKAVDGVSFEIYPGETVALVGESGCGKTTLGRAILKMIKPTNGKIIFNKVNIASLTGKELRQERKKLQMIFQDPYASLNPMHTIGEAILEPMRVHNVYNTEAERKERVLELLHTVNLSAEHFSRYPHEFSGGQRQRISIARALALQPQCIICDESVSALDVSVQAQVLNLLNKLKEDFGITYLFITHDLAVARFMADRIFVMSQGKIVESGPAEQIYSNPQHEYTRTLIQAIPTGDIKDIVAAQQKRALQKAGKAQL; this is encoded by the coding sequence ATGCCAGAAACTCCCTTATTACAAATCAACCATCTACAAACCAATTTTAACTCACATCGGGGTAGTGTTAAAGCAGTGGATGATGTTTCGTTTCAGTTATTTCCAGGTGAAACAATTGCCATTGTTGGGGAATCTGGGTCTGGCAAATCTGTTACTGCCTTATCTATTCTACGACTTATCAACACTCCAACAGGTAAAATAAGTGCCGGAGAAATTATATACCAGTCGCGGCAGTTTGGAACAGTAAATTTATTGGAACTACCTGAAAAGCAAATACAGAAAATCAGGGGTAACGAAATATCAATGATTTTTCAAGAACCCATGACTTCTTTAAACCCGGTTTATACCTGCGGTTTTCAGGTACGAGAAGTGCTGGAGCTACATAAAGGTTTATCTAAGAAACAGGCAACTGAAAGAACCTTAGAGCTTTTTGAATTAGTTAAACTTCCTCGCTCAAATAAAATCTTAAATGCTTATCCACACGAAATATCCGGTGGGCAAAAGCAACGCGTTATGATTGCAATGGCTATGGCTTGTAATCCAGCTGTACTTATTGCCGATGAACCAACTACCGCCTTAGATGTAACGGTACAGAATCAGGTGTTAAAATTACTAAACGATTTACGGGTTCAACACCAGACTTCTATTTTGTTTATAACGCATGATTTAGGAGTTGTAGCGGAGATTGCTGATCGCGTTTTAGTAATGTATAAAGGTAGAATAGTAGAACAAGGGCCAATACTGCAAGTTTTTAGCAATCCGCAGCATGCTTATACAAAGGGCTTACTGGCTTGCCGGCCGGCTTTATCATTCGGTAAAAAATGGTTGCCTACGGTAGCCGATTTCATGCAAGTAGAACCGAGTGGAACTATTATTGAAAAGCCAATTAGTCTTGTGGATAATTCTACTAAAATTGTAAATCAGGAATTAATAGAAGCATCTAAAAACGAAAAATTAATAAATACTCCCTTGCTAATAGCTGAAAATGTAGAAGTATATTTTCCAGTTCGGAAACCTTTGTTTTCCCGTTCGCAAGAGGTTATCAAAGCAGTAGATGGAGTTAGTTTTGAAATTTACCCGGGAGAAACAGTAGCTCTGGTGGGGGAGTCAGGTTGCGGAAAAACTACCTTAGGGAGAGCAATTTTAAAAATGATTAAACCTACTAATGGCAAAATAATTTTCAATAAAGTAAATATTGCCAGCTTAACCGGTAAGGAGTTGCGCCAGGAACGTAAAAAACTACAAATGATATTTCAGGATCCTTATGCTTCTTTAAATCCGATGCATACAATTGGAGAAGCCATTTTGGAACCTATGCGCGTACATAATGTTTATAATACAGAAGCAGAAAGAAAAGAACGCGTATTAGAACTGCTTCATACTGTGAACTTAAGCGCGGAGCACTTCTCCCGTTATCCACACGAATTTTCCGGTGGGCAGCGTCAGCGTATTTCCATTGCCCGGGCCCTCGCTTTACAACCGCAATGCATTATCTGCGACGAATCTGTTTCTGCTTTAGATGTTTCGGTACAGGCTCAGGTACTTAACTTATTAAACAAGTTAAAGGAAGATTTTGGGATTACTTACCTGTTTATCACGCACGACTTAGCTGTGGCTCGTTTTATGGCAGATAGGATATTTGTGATGAGCCAGGGGAAGATAGTAGAAAGTGGACCTGCTGAACAAATTTATAGTAATCCCCAGCACGAGTATACCCGCACGCTTATTCAGGCAATTCCAACAGGCGATATAAAAGATATTGTAGCGGCGCAACAAAAACGTGCTCTCCAGAAAGCTGGTAAAGCTCAGCTTTAA
- a CDS encoding fasciclin domain-containing protein, with product MKHWVCSLAIYLLLLYSGGSYILAQPLLNSKSLLVSNQTSITIADVIALSSERPILLELTFQSGVLTPLSENNLYTFFAPTEEALQELQYENAQKLRAILLHHIVPGRYKLADLKDGIKLLTLAGDSLTIFRKKREVLVDSIPVVSRDNEIAKNGIIYTISDILHPNNLE from the coding sequence ATGAAACATTGGGTTTGCTCGTTGGCTATTTACTTGCTTCTGCTTTACAGCGGAGGAAGCTATATTTTGGCCCAACCCTTGTTAAATAGTAAATCTTTACTCGTAAGTAACCAAACCAGCATTACCATAGCTGATGTTATAGCACTATCCAGCGAGCGCCCTATTTTACTAGAATTAACTTTTCAATCGGGTGTTTTAACTCCTTTATCCGAGAACAACCTTTATACTTTTTTTGCCCCTACCGAAGAGGCTCTACAAGAGTTGCAGTACGAAAATGCGCAAAAGCTTAGAGCCATTTTGTTGCACCATATTGTGCCTGGCAGGTATAAGTTAGCAGATCTAAAAGATGGTATAAAGTTACTCACCTTAGCTGGGGATAGTCTTACTATTTTTAGGAAAAAAAGAGAAGTTTTAGTGGATAGCATACCAGTTGTTAGTCGTGATAATGAAATAGCCAAGAACGGAATTATTTATACTATCAGTGATATTCTGCACCCTAATAACTTAGAATAA
- the ileS gene encoding isoleucine--tRNA ligase yields MKYSEYKNLDYAKLAEEVLTRWNQNKIFEKSVETRAGKTPFVFYEGPPSANGAPGIHHVMARAVKDIFCRYKTLKGFQVNRKGGWDTHGLPIELQVEKELGITKEDIGKKISIEDYNTRCRETVMRYKSQWDDLTQKMGYWVDLDNPYITFENDYIESIWALLKKLYQKGFLYKGYTIQPYSPSDGTGLSSHELNQPGCYKEVKDTSIVAQFKVIKDSKSEFLFTEPKGDVYILAWTTTPWTLPSNTALAIGDKITYVQVNTFNAYTHKPVSVVLAKELLGKYFSEKNKNLKISDYKPGDKAIPFEIVQEFTGKQLVGIRYEQLMPYLQPFYDTDKAFQVVAADFVTTSDGTGVVHTSPTFGADDFRIAKQQGIPALTIKDELGNELPTVDRRGKFIDEIGVKLLEGVEKYKIKTHKVLGIDDFYVKNYTNEDESHPDFKTTDVIISIILKEENKAFKVEKYEHTYPHSWRTDKPVLYYPLDAWFIKTTAVKDRLVELNKTINWKPESTGSGRFGNWLENLVDWNLSRSRYWGTPLPIWRTEEGDEEICIGSVAELQAEVDKAVVAGVMEQTVISEMDLHRPYVDNIVLASKSGKPMRREPDLIDVWFDSGAMPYAQWHYPFENQETFKQNFPADFIAEGVDQTRGWFFTLHAIAVMLEDSVAFKNVMANGLVLDKNGNKMSKRLGNAVDPFATINTYGPDATRWYMISNAPPWDNLKFNTDGIVEVQRRFFGTLQNTYSFFALYANLDNFSYAEADVPLENRTESDRWIISKLNSLVAIVDAAYADYDPTKATRAIQDFVSDDLSNWYVRLNRKRFWKGEYNEDKIAAYQTLYTCLEKVALLAAPVAPFYMDQLFLDLNKVSGKNPVESVHLADYPQVSESAIDAGLEERMQLAQTVSSLVHSLRKKETIKVRQPLSRILIPVLNEKTRQQIQAVADLILSEVNVKVIEYIDDTSGILVKKIKPNFKKLGQVFGPRLKEVAAAIQKMNQEDISKLEKENGFEIKLGNDPVTITPEDVEISSEDIPGWLVASEGKLTVALDITLTEELKQEGIARDLVNRIQNLRKDSGLDVQDRIRISLQNNNAEVNAAVQAFEKYISEETQATDVQLLEIIAGGTALEIDEYTLTAKLEVV; encoded by the coding sequence GTGAAGTATAGCGAGTACAAGAACCTGGATTACGCCAAATTAGCCGAAGAAGTGCTAACCCGGTGGAATCAAAACAAGATATTTGAAAAATCGGTAGAGACGCGGGCAGGTAAAACGCCCTTTGTTTTCTATGAAGGACCACCTTCTGCCAATGGTGCCCCCGGTATTCACCACGTCATGGCCCGGGCTGTAAAAGATATTTTTTGCCGATACAAAACTTTAAAAGGATTTCAGGTTAACCGTAAAGGTGGCTGGGATACGCATGGTTTGCCTATCGAGCTTCAGGTAGAAAAAGAATTGGGCATTACTAAAGAAGATATTGGTAAGAAAATTTCCATCGAGGATTATAATACCCGTTGCCGCGAAACTGTGATGCGCTACAAGAGCCAATGGGACGATCTTACCCAGAAAATGGGTTATTGGGTCGATCTGGATAATCCGTATATCACCTTTGAAAACGATTACATTGAATCTATCTGGGCGCTTCTGAAAAAGCTGTACCAAAAAGGCTTTTTGTATAAAGGCTATACCATTCAACCGTATTCGCCATCTGATGGTACTGGGCTAAGTTCGCACGAACTTAATCAGCCAGGCTGCTATAAAGAAGTAAAAGATACCTCCATTGTAGCCCAGTTTAAAGTAATAAAAGATTCTAAATCGGAATTTCTTTTCACGGAACCTAAAGGTGATGTCTATATACTGGCCTGGACTACTACCCCCTGGACCTTACCCTCCAACACCGCTTTAGCTATTGGTGATAAAATAACTTATGTGCAGGTAAATACTTTTAATGCCTATACGCATAAACCGGTAAGTGTGGTTCTTGCCAAAGAACTGCTAGGAAAGTACTTCTCCGAAAAAAATAAAAATTTAAAAATTTCGGATTACAAGCCCGGCGATAAAGCTATTCCTTTTGAGATTGTGCAGGAATTTACGGGTAAGCAATTAGTGGGCATTCGGTATGAACAATTAATGCCTTACCTGCAACCATTCTACGATACCGATAAAGCTTTTCAGGTAGTTGCCGCCGACTTTGTTACCACTTCCGACGGTACCGGCGTGGTGCATACCTCACCCACTTTTGGTGCCGATGACTTTAGGATTGCTAAACAGCAAGGTATTCCGGCATTAACTATAAAAGATGAACTAGGTAATGAGTTGCCTACCGTGGATAGACGCGGAAAATTCATCGACGAAATTGGGGTAAAGTTGCTGGAAGGTGTTGAAAAGTACAAGATCAAAACCCACAAAGTACTTGGTATTGATGACTTTTACGTAAAAAATTACACCAACGAAGATGAAAGCCATCCGGATTTTAAAACCACGGATGTTATTATCTCCATCATCCTGAAAGAAGAAAATAAAGCCTTTAAGGTTGAAAAATACGAGCACACCTATCCACATTCCTGGCGAACAGATAAACCGGTTTTATATTATCCACTGGATGCCTGGTTTATTAAAACTACGGCGGTAAAAGATCGGTTAGTAGAGTTAAACAAAACCATCAACTGGAAACCAGAATCTACCGGATCAGGTCGTTTTGGTAATTGGCTCGAAAACCTGGTTGATTGGAATTTGTCGCGCTCGCGTTATTGGGGTACACCTTTACCCATCTGGCGTACCGAAGAAGGCGATGAAGAAATCTGCATTGGCTCCGTGGCAGAGTTACAAGCCGAGGTGGATAAAGCAGTTGTAGCTGGAGTAATGGAACAAACTGTGATTTCAGAAATGGATCTGCACCGGCCGTATGTGGATAACATAGTGCTGGCTAGTAAATCAGGTAAGCCCATGCGCCGCGAGCCCGACTTAATTGATGTTTGGTTTGATTCCGGGGCTATGCCGTATGCCCAATGGCATTACCCTTTCGAGAACCAAGAAACCTTTAAGCAAAACTTCCCGGCTGATTTTATTGCAGAAGGCGTAGACCAAACCCGTGGTTGGTTCTTTACCCTACACGCCATAGCGGTAATGCTGGAAGACAGCGTAGCATTTAAAAATGTAATGGCCAATGGTTTGGTACTCGATAAAAACGGCAATAAAATGAGCAAGCGCTTAGGCAATGCCGTTGATCCGTTCGCCACCATTAACACCTACGGTCCGGATGCGACTCGTTGGTACATGATTTCGAATGCGCCACCTTGGGATAATTTAAAATTTAATACCGATGGCATTGTGGAAGTACAACGCCGTTTCTTTGGGACACTCCAGAATACATATTCTTTCTTTGCCTTATATGCCAACCTGGATAACTTTTCTTACGCCGAAGCGGATGTACCTTTAGAAAACCGTACCGAAAGCGACCGGTGGATAATCTCGAAGTTAAATTCTTTAGTGGCCATAGTGGATGCGGCATACGCCGATTACGACCCTACTAAAGCTACCCGCGCCATCCAGGATTTTGTGAGCGATGATTTAAGTAACTGGTACGTGCGCCTAAACCGCAAGCGTTTCTGGAAAGGGGAATACAACGAAGATAAAATTGCCGCTTACCAAACGCTTTATACTTGCCTCGAAAAAGTAGCTTTATTGGCCGCCCCAGTAGCGCCTTTCTACATGGATCAGTTGTTCTTAGATTTAAACAAGGTTTCTGGTAAAAATCCGGTGGAGTCGGTGCATTTAGCCGATTATCCACAGGTATCTGAATCAGCGATTGATGCTGGCTTAGAAGAACGCATGCAGTTGGCGCAAACCGTATCGTCGCTGGTGCACTCACTCCGGAAAAAAGAAACTATTAAAGTTCGGCAGCCATTATCGCGTATTTTAATTCCGGTACTTAACGAAAAAACCAGGCAGCAAATACAAGCTGTAGCTGATTTGATTCTCTCGGAAGTTAACGTGAAAGTCATTGAATACATTGATGATACTTCCGGTATTTTGGTAAAGAAAATTAAGCCGAATTTTAAAAAATTAGGTCAGGTTTTTGGTCCCCGGTTAAAAGAAGTAGCCGCGGCTATCCAGAAAATGAACCAGGAAGACATTAGTAAACTGGAAAAAGAAAATGGTTTTGAAATTAAATTGGGCAACGATCCTGTAACTATAACACCCGAAGATGTGGAAATTTCTTCGGAAGACATTCCTGGTTGGCTCGTAGCTTCTGAAGGTAAATTAACAGTGGCTTTAGATATTACCTTAACAGAAGAGTTAAAGCAAGAAGGTATTGCCCGCGATTTAGTAAACCGGATACAAAATTTACGGAAAGATAGCGGCCTGGATGTACAGGATCGGATCCGGATTTCGTTACAAAATAATAATGCCGAAGTGAATGCAGCCGTGCAAGCGTTTGAGAAGTATATCAGCGAAGAAACCCAGGCTACCGATGTGCAATTACTCGAAATAATTGCAGGCGGAACCGCCTTAGAAATTGACGAATATACCCTTACGGCTAAGTTAGAAGTAGTTTAA
- a CDS encoding rhomboid family intramembrane serine protease encodes MSITLILIILTSGISIYAWSHQDLLDKWVFHPFSVNKKNHWYRFITSGFLHADWMHLFFNMLSLYFFGGVVERVFMSNFGYEMGIAIYLLIYLGGMIVADVPTYIKHKKDYNYRALGASGAVSAIIFSSILFNPINLICLFAFICMPGFIFGVIYLIYSYYEAQRMGGAINHSAHFYGAVFGFVVSFLLVQGAGQNFIDQISGWRIF; translated from the coding sequence ATGAGTATTACTCTGATTCTTATTATTCTTACTTCCGGAATTTCTATTTACGCCTGGTCGCACCAGGATTTATTAGATAAATGGGTATTTCATCCGTTTAGTGTTAATAAAAAAAATCATTGGTACCGGTTTATTACTTCGGGTTTTCTGCACGCCGACTGGATGCACCTGTTCTTTAATATGCTATCGTTGTATTTCTTTGGTGGAGTAGTAGAGCGGGTATTTATGTCTAATTTCGGTTATGAGATGGGGATTGCTATTTATTTGCTTATTTACCTGGGCGGAATGATAGTTGCCGATGTACCAACTTACATTAAGCATAAAAAGGATTATAATTATCGCGCACTAGGAGCTTCCGGAGCCGTATCGGCTATTATTTTTTCCAGCATTTTATTTAATCCGATTAATCTTATCTGCCTCTTCGCTTTTATCTGTATGCCAGGCTTTATTTTTGGCGTGATTTACCTTATTTATTCGTACTACGAAGCCCAAAGGATGGGTGGAGCTATTAACCACAGTGCCCATTTTTACGGAGCTGTTTTCGGTTTTGTAGTTAGTTTTTTATTAGTGCAAGGAGCTGGTCAAAACTTTATTGATCAGATTAGTGGCTGGCGAATTTTTTAG
- a CDS encoding lipoprotein signal peptidase has product MKYYKYYLLSLLVILIDQVVKFVVHFNMEMGLPGEIHLIGDWAKLHYTLNPGMAFGVELGSSYGKLILSLFRMVAMVFIGYGLYYLWKHRAHPGFIWCVALILGGAIGNLIDSIFYGIWFDNAPFGSPSPWFHGQVVDMFYLDIWEGIIPYWVPGLGGTAMSLWPIFNVADSAIFIGVLIILFNQKRFFSSLPDRTSVSINSENLEESPSDNQPETTSAKLEA; this is encoded by the coding sequence ATGAAATATTATAAATATTACCTGCTTAGTTTATTGGTTATTCTCATCGACCAGGTGGTAAAGTTCGTGGTCCACTTTAATATGGAAATGGGATTACCCGGTGAAATTCACTTAATTGGCGATTGGGCGAAACTTCACTATACTTTAAATCCAGGAATGGCTTTTGGAGTAGAGTTGGGTTCAAGCTACGGTAAATTAATTTTAAGTTTATTCCGGATGGTAGCCATGGTGTTTATTGGCTATGGCTTATACTATCTATGGAAACATCGGGCGCATCCGGGTTTTATCTGGTGCGTGGCCTTAATTTTAGGTGGTGCCATTGGTAATCTGATTGACAGTATTTTTTACGGGATTTGGTTTGATAATGCTCCGTTTGGCTCTCCTTCCCCTTGGTTTCATGGTCAGGTAGTGGATATGTTTTACTTGGATATATGGGAAGGAATTATTCCGTATTGGGTTCCAGGATTAGGTGGAACGGCTATGTCGTTGTGGCCAATTTTTAACGTAGCGGATTCGGCTATTTTTATTGGGGTACTTATAATTTTATTTAATCAGAAACGCTTTTTTTCTAGCTTGCCCGATAGAACATCTGTATCTATTAATTCAGAAAACCTGGAAGAAAGCCCCTCTGATAATCAACCAGAAACAACTAGTGCTAAATTAGAAGCTTAA
- the rnr gene encoding ribonuclease R, with the protein MRNKEKSTSSRGNNRTEKAENGRVRRQDLAVTKSRLFKIFSGNPDKAFGYKQLSRRLGVSDKEGRDLINEYLKQLRKEGKLTLLEGSNYILNATSSYITGVVDLANPKYAYIVSDETEEDVRVFSEKLKFAMGGDRVKVRIYSSGNGDRPEGEVVEVIERAKEEIVGRVELSKGFAFIVPDFKKLYFDVFVGENDLKDANNGDKVLVKITEWPTSSNKSPIGKIVRVFGQAGENEAEINSIMAEFGLPFEFPENVEKEAEAIPVTIPEEEIANRRDFRNVTTFTIDPLDAKDFDDALSIQQLENGHWEIGVHIADVTHYIELKSQLEQEAYHRATSVYLVDRTIPMLPEKLSNGLCSLRPHEEKLTFSAVFELDETGKLYDQWIGKTIIYSDRRFTYEEAQERIETGEGDFAPEILTLNKIAHELKDKRFKNGAISFETAEVKFKLDEQGKPVSVFIKERKDAHKLIEEFMLLANRKVAEFVFNMKKTKVRNTMVYRTHDAPDPDKLTNFSMFAKRFGYNLTVDNIDKVSEELNKLAVQTEGKPEQNVLQNLAIRTMAKAKYTTEPLGHFGLGFSHYSHFTSPIRRYPDMMAHRLIFHYLNSGKSENKEDYEEKCKYSSEMEKRAADAERASVKYKQVEFMQDTVGQQFKGIVSGVTEWGLYVEVQETRCEGMVRLSDMEDDFYELDAQNYRIIGRRSKRIISFGDEVMVEVKGVNLNDRTIDLLLAKEQRSEEKIKSRSKKTDTSKEASNKKEAASNLETSSNFETKGRTIKDYYGFDD; encoded by the coding sequence ATGCGAAATAAAGAAAAATCAACTTCTAGTCGTGGTAATAACCGGACTGAAAAAGCTGAGAATGGCCGTGTACGGCGACAAGATTTGGCAGTAACTAAGTCCAGATTATTTAAAATATTTTCCGGTAATCCGGATAAAGCCTTTGGCTATAAACAATTATCCCGGCGTCTGGGCGTAAGCGACAAAGAAGGCCGGGATTTAATTAACGAATATTTAAAACAACTTCGTAAAGAAGGCAAATTAACCTTACTGGAAGGTAGCAACTATATTTTAAACGCCACTTCTAGTTATATAACTGGGGTTGTAGATTTAGCAAATCCTAAATATGCGTACATAGTTTCTGACGAAACCGAAGAAGATGTGCGGGTATTTAGTGAAAAGTTAAAATTTGCCATGGGGGGCGACCGCGTAAAAGTTAGAATTTATTCTTCGGGTAATGGTGACCGCCCGGAAGGGGAAGTGGTTGAAGTTATAGAACGCGCCAAAGAAGAAATTGTGGGAAGAGTGGAGCTTTCTAAAGGTTTTGCTTTTATAGTTCCCGATTTTAAAAAGCTGTATTTTGATGTTTTTGTAGGTGAAAATGACCTAAAAGATGCTAATAACGGCGATAAAGTATTAGTAAAAATTACTGAGTGGCCTACATCCAGCAATAAAAGCCCAATTGGTAAAATAGTGCGGGTGTTTGGTCAGGCTGGCGAAAATGAAGCGGAAATTAACTCCATTATGGCGGAGTTTGGTTTGCCGTTTGAGTTTCCCGAAAATGTGGAAAAAGAAGCTGAAGCTATTCCGGTTACTATTCCAGAAGAAGAAATTGCCAACCGACGTGATTTCCGGAATGTTACTACGTTTACCATTGACCCGCTCGATGCAAAGGATTTTGACGATGCTTTATCTATTCAGCAATTAGAAAACGGACATTGGGAAATTGGGGTGCATATTGCCGATGTTACGCATTACATTGAGTTAAAATCGCAATTAGAACAGGAGGCATATCACCGGGCCACTTCGGTTTACTTAGTAGACCGCACCATACCCATGCTGCCTGAAAAACTATCGAACGGCTTGTGTTCGTTACGGCCGCACGAAGAAAAACTAACTTTTTCCGCGGTGTTTGAGCTCGATGAAACGGGCAAACTTTACGATCAATGGATTGGTAAAACCATTATTTATTCTGACCGACGCTTTACCTACGAAGAAGCCCAGGAGCGCATTGAAACCGGCGAAGGCGATTTCGCCCCGGAAATACTTACTTTAAACAAAATTGCGCACGAATTAAAAGATAAACGATTTAAAAATGGCGCTATTAGTTTTGAAACGGCCGAAGTTAAGTTTAAGCTGGATGAGCAAGGCAAGCCGGTTTCTGTATTTATTAAAGAACGGAAAGATGCACATAAGCTTATTGAAGAATTTATGCTTTTGGCTAACCGTAAGGTAGCGGAGTTTGTGTTTAATATGAAGAAAACTAAAGTACGGAATACAATGGTTTACCGTACCCACGATGCTCCTGATCCGGATAAACTTACTAACTTTTCGATGTTTGCCAAGCGGTTTGGGTATAATCTTACGGTGGATAACATTGATAAAGTTTCGGAAGAGTTAAATAAACTGGCAGTGCAAACCGAAGGTAAACCAGAACAAAACGTACTACAGAACTTGGCTATTCGTACTATGGCTAAGGCTAAATATACTACGGAACCATTAGGCCACTTTGGTTTAGGGTTTAGTCATTATTCTCATTTTACCTCGCCTATTCGGCGGTACCCGGACATGATGGCGCACCGACTGATATTCCATTATTTAAATAGTGGAAAGTCAGAAAATAAAGAAGATTACGAAGAAAAGTGTAAGTATTCTTCTGAAATGGAGAAGCGGGCTGCCGATGCGGAACGTGCTTCGGTTAAGTACAAGCAGGTAGAGTTTATGCAGGATACCGTTGGGCAGCAATTTAAAGGTATTGTTTCCGGGGTAACAGAATGGGGCTTATACGTGGAAGTTCAGGAAACCAGATGTGAGGGAATGGTACGTTTAAGTGATATGGAAGATGACTTCTACGAATTAGATGCTCAGAATTACAGAATTATCGGGCGGCGCAGCAAACGTATAATTTCTTTTGGCGATGAAGTAATGGTAGAAGTAAAAGGTGTAAATTTGAACGATCGCACCATCGACCTGCTTTTAGCAAAGGAACAACGGAGCGAAGAAAAAATAAAAAGTCGTAGTAAAAAGACAGATACTTCTAAAGAAGCTTCTAATAAAAAAGAGGCCGCTAGTAATTTAGAAACTTCTAGTAATTTTGAAACGAAAGGTCGTACTATTAAGGATTACTACGGCTTCGACGATTAA
- a CDS encoding polyprenyl synthetase family protein, with translation MDIADFSKRINQTISTLSFGDNPPELYEPIRYIMQLGGKRIRPLLTLLAAHLFADELDHVLLPAVGTEVFHNFSLLHDDIMDKAPLRRGKPTVHEKWNQNIAILSGDVMLVRAYEFFLGVETSKLRKVLTLFSHTAAQVCEGQQFDMNYESSQQVRISDYLHMITLKTAVLLGFSLELGAILNNASENDALLLKNFGINIGIAFQLRDDLLDVYGDSEKFGKQVGGDILADKKTFLLLTALEQATPAQKEVLLKFKSQTVYLPEQKIAEVTAIYDQLQVKAQTQEKINFYFEEAIQSLHAVHAPNERKELLENLALDLMARES, from the coding sequence GTGGATATCGCCGATTTTTCAAAGAGAATTAATCAGACGATATCCACTCTTTCTTTTGGGGATAACCCGCCTGAATTATACGAACCAATCCGGTATATTATGCAACTGGGCGGAAAACGAATCCGTCCGCTGCTTACTTTGTTGGCTGCGCATTTATTTGCCGATGAGTTAGATCACGTACTTTTGCCTGCGGTGGGCACCGAAGTTTTCCACAATTTTTCGCTCCTGCACGACGACATTATGGATAAGGCTCCGCTCCGGCGGGGAAAACCAACCGTACACGAAAAATGGAACCAAAACATTGCTATTTTAAGTGGCGATGTAATGCTGGTACGGGCTTACGAGTTTTTTCTGGGGGTGGAAACAAGTAAATTACGAAAGGTACTTACTTTATTTAGCCATACGGCAGCTCAGGTTTGCGAAGGGCAGCAGTTTGACATGAATTATGAAAGCAGCCAACAAGTACGCATTTCCGATTACCTGCATATGATTACCTTAAAAACGGCTGTTCTTCTGGGGTTTAGTTTAGAGTTGGGTGCTATTTTAAACAATGCTTCGGAAAATGATGCTTTGCTGTTGAAAAACTTCGGAATTAACATTGGTATTGCTTTTCAGCTGCGCGATGATTTGCTGGATGTTTATGGCGATAGCGAAAAATTTGGCAAACAAGTAGGAGGCGATATACTAGCGGATAAGAAAACATTTTTGTTGTTAACCGCTTTGGAACAAGCTACTCCGGCGCAAAAAGAGGTACTTTTAAAATTTAAAAGCCAGACAGTGTACTTACCTGAACAGAAAATTGCTGAAGTAACGGCTATCTACGACCAACTTCAGGTAAAAGCACAAACTCAGGAAAAAATAAATTTTTACTTTGAAGAAGCCATACAAAGTCTGCATGCGGTACATGCACCTAACGAACGGAAAGAATTATTAGAAAACCTGGCGTTAGATTTAATGGCCCGCGAAAGCTGA